Proteins encoded within one genomic window of Pristis pectinata isolate sPriPec2 chromosome 5, sPriPec2.1.pri, whole genome shotgun sequence:
- the mrpl32 gene encoding 39S ribosomal protein L32, mitochondrial, translating into MAMLQRLAHSWAVLESALLRAFGLQQRSAPALAIQAPAAFPQFNPEARENHQNDSPGFLDSIFLMAAPKKRRTIEVNRCRRRDVRKLEKVKNNIEVCQECGHLKLKHVLCAFCYQKVAHETALVRAQIQVQEGRPLNTAAIETVVLYEGEKATEADKGKRIIERNRKRPSWFTVGS; encoded by the exons ATGGCGATGTTGCAGCGGCTGGCACATTCGTGGGCGGTACTGGAGAGCGCTCTGCTGCGGGCGTTCGGGCTCCAGCAGCGGTCAG CTCCTGCATTGGCAATACAAGCTCCAGCAGCCTTCCCTCAATTTAACCCTGAAGCCCGTGAGAATCACCAGAATGACAGCCCTGGCTTCTTAGACAGTATCTTCTTGATGGCAGCACCCAAGAAACGACGCACGATTGAGGTTAACCGCTGCAGGAGAAGGGATGTTCGGAAACTAGAAAAAGTTAAG aacaacATAGAAGTTTGCCAAGAATGTGGCCACTTGAAACTGAAACATGTGCTATGTGCCTTCTGCTACCAAAAGGTTGCACATGAGACAGCTCTTGTACGTGCACAGATTCAGGTGCAGGAAGGAAGGCCACTTAACACTGCTGCAATAGAGACAGTTGTGCTTTACGAAGGGGAGAAAGCAACAGAGGCTGACAAAGGGAAGAGGATCATTGAGAGGAACCGAAAGCGGCCGTCGTGGTTTACAGTAGGGTCATGA